A stretch of the Bacillota bacterium genome encodes the following:
- a CDS encoding competence/damage-inducible protein A, whose product MNAEIIAVGTELLLGQIVNTNAQQISVRLSEIGVDVYYHTVVGDNRQRIQDTICLALERSDIVITTGGLGPTQDDLTKEVVAELLGRRMVFDPQSMAAIEEYFRRSRRTLTENNRRQAYFPEGSQIIPNKRGTAPGCIVEHGNKIVIMLPGPTGEMASMLEETVIPFLKERSPYTIHSKVLRIFGLGESKTEEMIIDLIRQQSNPTIAPYAKDGEVTLRITAKSHSLSEAEELIRPVEEEIRRRLGLAVYGEGEMELEEVVVGQLMNHRMTLATAESCTGGLIAHKLTNVPGASRVFERGVITYSNEAKVQLLGVSPASLHQFGAVSSQVAEEMANGVRKLAGTDIGLGVTGIAGPSGGTPEKPVGLVFIALSTNEGIWHRQLNLVGNRWRIKNLTALSALDFLRRHLLQRNLTC is encoded by the coding sequence ATGAACGCGGAGATTATTGCGGTGGGAACAGAACTTTTGCTCGGACAGATTGTTAACACCAATGCCCAGCAAATTTCAGTTCGTTTATCCGAGATCGGGGTTGATGTCTACTATCATACTGTGGTGGGAGACAATCGCCAGCGGATACAAGATACCATATGTCTGGCCCTCGAACGCTCGGATATTGTGATTACGACTGGTGGTCTGGGACCGACTCAGGATGACTTGACCAAGGAGGTTGTGGCCGAACTGCTGGGTCGGAGGATGGTTTTTGACCCCCAGAGTATGGCGGCGATCGAAGAATATTTTCGGCGGTCCAGGCGAACATTAACCGAGAATAACCGACGGCAGGCCTATTTTCCCGAGGGCAGTCAGATAATTCCCAATAAGCGAGGAACAGCTCCCGGCTGTATCGTGGAACACGGGAACAAAATTGTGATTATGCTGCCCGGCCCCACTGGCGAAATGGCGAGTATGCTAGAAGAAACAGTGATTCCTTTTTTGAAGGAGCGCTCTCCATATACGATCCACTCCAAAGTCTTACGGATTTTCGGGCTGGGGGAATCAAAAACCGAGGAAATGATTATTGACCTGATCCGGCAGCAATCAAACCCCACCATTGCCCCTTATGCCAAAGATGGGGAGGTAACTTTGCGGATTACGGCTAAATCTCACTCTTTGTCGGAAGCCGAGGAGTTAATCCGTCCTGTGGAGGAGGAGATCCGCCGTCGACTGGGTCTGGCTGTTTACGGCGAAGGAGAAATGGAGTTAGAAGAAGTAGTGGTTGGGCAATTAATGAATCATCGTATGACCCTGGCCACTGCTGAGTCATGCACAGGCGGACTTATCGCGCATAAATTGACAAATGTACCGGGGGCGTCGCGGGTTTTCGAACGTGGGGTTATTACTTACAGTAATGAAGCCAAGGTTCAGCTCCTCGGTGTTTCCCCAGCCAGCCTTCACCAGTTTGGTGCCGTTAGCAGTCAAGTTGCCGAAGAAATGGCGAACGGCGTACGTAAACTGGCTGGAACTGACATCGGTTTGGGAGTAACCGGCATAGCGGGCCCCAGTGGGGGAACACCGGAAAAACCAGTTGGTTTGGTGTTTATTGCTCTCAGTACTAATGAGGGTATCTGGCACCGCCAACTTAATCTGGTGGGCAACCGGTGGCGGATAAAAAACCTTACTGCCTTAAGTGCTCTCGATTTCCTAAGGCGGCATTTACTTCAGCGGAACCTTACTTGTTGA
- a CDS encoding NAD-dependent malic enzyme, which yields MDIRETALKLHKDNQGKIAVISKVPLKNQRDLSLAYTPGVAEPCKEIRDNPATVYDYTARSNLVAVVSDGTAVLGLGNIGPMAALPVMEGKALLFKAFAGVDAFPICLGTTDIDEIVRTVKLLEPTFGGVNLEDIAAPNCFEIERRLKEICDIPIFHDDQHGTAIVVLAAVINALKVVKKSLDQVKLVINGAGSAGIAITKLLLKAGLKHVIMCDKPGAIYEGADWLNPAQAEMARITNQEKYTGTLAEVLTGADIFIGVSAAGVVTREMVATMAPSAIVLAMANPVPEIMPEEAKAGGAMVVGTGRSDFPNQVNNVLAFPGVFRGALDVRARDINDEMKLAAAHAIAQLIKDEELNPEYIIPKPFDPRVAPAVAAAVAQAAIESGVARMTVEPQEIALRTKRLAAI from the coding sequence ATGGATATTAGGGAAACCGCATTAAAACTCCATAAGGACAATCAGGGTAAAATTGCCGTGATCAGCAAAGTTCCCTTGAAAAATCAACGCGACCTCAGTCTGGCTTATACACCCGGGGTAGCCGAACCCTGTAAAGAAATTCGGGATAATCCCGCGACGGTCTACGACTATACAGCCCGGAGCAACCTGGTAGCGGTCGTGTCTGACGGAACTGCTGTCTTAGGACTGGGTAACATTGGGCCAATGGCTGCTCTGCCAGTCATGGAAGGTAAAGCCCTTTTGTTCAAGGCTTTCGCGGGTGTAGATGCCTTTCCAATTTGTCTTGGAACGACGGATATCGACGAAATCGTCCGCACTGTTAAGCTCCTGGAGCCTACCTTTGGTGGGGTAAACCTGGAGGACATTGCTGCTCCTAATTGTTTTGAGATTGAACGGCGTTTGAAGGAGATTTGTGATATCCCGATCTTTCATGATGATCAGCATGGGACGGCCATTGTTGTGCTGGCCGCAGTGATCAACGCTCTTAAGGTGGTTAAGAAATCATTAGATCAGGTTAAGCTGGTGATAAACGGTGCAGGTTCGGCGGGCATTGCCATCACCAAACTGTTACTGAAAGCCGGACTTAAGCATGTGATTATGTGTGATAAACCCGGGGCAATTTATGAAGGGGCAGACTGGCTGAATCCGGCCCAGGCCGAGATGGCCAGGATCACTAACCAGGAAAAATATACCGGCACTTTGGCTGAGGTGCTCACCGGGGCAGACATCTTTATAGGTGTATCTGCGGCCGGTGTTGTGACTAGGGAAATGGTCGCGACAATGGCACCTTCGGCCATCGTCCTGGCGATGGCCAATCCAGTGCCGGAGATTATGCCCGAGGAGGCTAAAGCGGGAGGAGCCATGGTTGTTGGGACTGGCCGGTCAGATTTTCCTAACCAGGTTAATAACGTTCTAGCCTTCCCTGGTGTTTTCCGCGGCGCTCTTGATGTTCGAGCGCGGGATATCAATGACGAGATGAAATTAGCAGCAGCCCATGCCATTGCTCAACTGATCAAAGATGAGGAACTTAACCCAGAGTACATTATTCCCAAGCCGTTTGATCCCCGAGTGGCTCCCGCAGTGGCAGCTGCTGTCGCCCAGGCCGCGATTGAGTCCGGCGTGGCCCGGATGACGGTTGAACCGCAAGAAATCGCACTACGGACAAAACGATTGGCGGCAATTTAA
- a CDS encoding tRNA 2-thiocytidine(32) synthetase TtcA, with protein sequence MKRSFRHNLWHQVGAANADYQLIDEGDHLAIGVSGGKDSVTLLYVLANLRRFAPVKFRLTAVMLDLGWNCDFTPISELCNQLDVPFHLEKTQIGPIVFDYRQEKNPCSLCAKLRRGALHNVAIQLGCNKVALAHHADDAIETLLMSMFYEGRLGAFLPKTYLSRKQLYLIRPLIYVKESTIKEVVAVLKLPVIANPCPVNGRTKRHEVKEIIEQLETLIPDVRDKILSALRNVDLDHLWPPQSFRTNVLK encoded by the coding sequence ATGAAACGCTCATTTCGCCACAATCTCTGGCACCAGGTCGGAGCGGCCAACGCCGATTATCAACTGATCGACGAGGGCGACCACCTGGCCATTGGCGTCTCTGGGGGTAAAGACAGTGTTACCCTTCTGTACGTTTTAGCTAACCTTCGTCGGTTTGCTCCGGTTAAGTTTAGGCTGACAGCGGTCATGCTGGACCTGGGCTGGAACTGCGACTTTACTCCAATCAGCGAACTCTGCAACCAATTGGATGTTCCTTTTCACCTGGAAAAAACCCAGATCGGGCCAATCGTCTTTGATTATCGTCAGGAGAAAAATCCCTGTTCTCTCTGTGCCAAACTCCGGCGCGGTGCCCTGCACAACGTGGCCATCCAACTCGGCTGCAACAAGGTTGCCCTGGCCCACCATGCAGATGACGCTATTGAAACGCTGCTGATGAGCATGTTCTACGAGGGACGTTTGGGTGCATTTCTGCCGAAAACTTATCTCAGCCGTAAACAGTTGTACCTGATCCGTCCCCTGATCTATGTAAAAGAGAGTACCATCAAAGAAGTCGTTGCTGTCCTGAAACTGCCCGTGATTGCTAACCCCTGCCCTGTTAATGGCCGCACTAAACGGCATGAGGTTAAAGAAATCATCGAACAACTGGAAACCCTGATACCTGATGTCAGGGACAAAATCCTCAGCGCGCTGCGGAATGTTGACCTGGATCACCTCTGGCCGCCACAATCTTTTCGAACGAATGTTTTAAAATAA
- a CDS encoding NCS2 family permease: MSTKMKTNSLDAGVLERIFHLRENRTNVSTEVLAGFTTFVTLAYILFVNPSILKDAGMPVAATFAATCIASAFATLVMGLYANYPIAVAPGMGLNAFFTYTVVLGMGLPWQTALGAVFISGVVFFLLTVTKVREWIVDGVPQVLRLAIGVGIGLFIAFIGLRNAGIVVKSEATLVTLGNMKEPGVLVALVGLIITSFLITRRIKGALLLGILLTTVIAVISGVAPAPKGISSFLAVSNPFAALQSTAFKLDIKGALSVGLISILFSFTFVDLFDNIGTLIGVSRKAGLLNEKGELPRIGKALFSDSLGTMFGALMGTSTVTSYIESAAGVSAGGRTGLTAVVVALLFIIAIIFAPLVGLIPPQATAPALIIVGVLMMGEIRSIKFDDFTEALPAFLTIIMMPLTFSIAQGLAFGFMSYTIVKLIAGRHKENNPVVYILTILFILHFILGQTA, translated from the coding sequence ATGTCGACAAAGATGAAAACAAATTCCCTGGATGCAGGAGTATTAGAAAGAATTTTTCACTTAAGAGAAAACCGGACCAATGTATCCACAGAGGTTTTGGCCGGGTTTACTACTTTTGTCACATTGGCCTACATCCTGTTTGTCAACCCGAGCATTTTGAAAGATGCTGGCATGCCAGTAGCCGCAACATTTGCCGCCACCTGTATTGCTTCTGCCTTTGCTACCCTGGTCATGGGGCTCTATGCCAACTATCCGATCGCCGTGGCGCCAGGAATGGGGCTAAACGCCTTCTTTACTTACACCGTGGTGCTCGGAATGGGGCTTCCCTGGCAAACCGCTCTGGGCGCGGTCTTTATTTCGGGCGTTGTTTTTTTCCTCCTGACGGTTACTAAGGTCCGGGAATGGATTGTTGACGGAGTACCCCAGGTCCTGCGCTTAGCTATTGGCGTAGGGATTGGCCTGTTTATTGCCTTTATTGGTCTGCGTAACGCTGGGATTGTGGTGAAAAGCGAAGCGACCCTGGTTACCTTGGGCAATATGAAAGAGCCTGGAGTTTTAGTCGCCCTTGTCGGTCTTATTATCACCAGCTTCTTGATTACCCGGCGGATTAAAGGGGCATTGCTTCTGGGTATTCTGTTGACAACGGTGATTGCCGTCATATCCGGAGTAGCGCCAGCTCCCAAGGGAATAAGCAGCTTTTTGGCTGTTTCTAATCCTTTCGCCGCCCTTCAGTCAACGGCGTTCAAGTTGGATATTAAGGGCGCGTTAAGCGTTGGTCTGATTTCAATCCTTTTTTCCTTTACTTTTGTGGATTTGTTCGACAATATTGGGACTCTGATCGGTGTCTCACGCAAGGCCGGTTTGCTGAATGAAAAAGGAGAGTTACCCCGGATCGGCAAGGCTCTTTTTTCTGATTCGCTTGGGACAATGTTTGGTGCCCTGATGGGGACCAGTACGGTGACCAGTTATATTGAAAGCGCAGCTGGTGTTTCCGCTGGCGGAAGGACCGGGCTAACCGCGGTGGTGGTGGCCTTGCTTTTCATTATTGCCATAATTTTTGCTCCTCTGGTAGGGCTGATCCCACCGCAGGCCACCGCTCCTGCCCTAATCATCGTGGGCGTATTGATGATGGGGGAAATCAGGTCAATAAAATTTGATGATTTCACCGAGGCCTTGCCAGCCTTTCTTACCATCATCATGATGCCCCTCACCTTCTCCATCGCTCAGGGCTTGGCCTTTGGGTTTATGTCCTATACAATTGTG
- the lexA gene encoding transcriptional repressor LexA, whose product MGYELTERQAAILDYIKQQIKAKGYPPSVREIGQAVGLKSSSTVHAYLRQLEEKGVIRRDPTKPRAIEVILENAGPVQKEIVNVPVLGKITAGEPILAIQNIDDTFPLPYDFVRTDQVFILSVRGDSMIEAGILDEDFVIVRQQSTANNGDIVVALLGEEATVKRFYKERDHVRLQPENPYLEPILVKEVSILGKVIGVIRRIH is encoded by the coding sequence ATGGGTTATGAGCTAACTGAACGGCAGGCCGCGATCCTTGACTACATCAAACAGCAAATCAAGGCCAAAGGATATCCCCCTTCAGTACGGGAAATTGGCCAGGCAGTAGGTTTAAAATCCAGTTCGACAGTCCACGCCTATTTACGCCAGTTAGAAGAAAAAGGAGTTATTCGACGTGACCCCACTAAACCCAGGGCAATTGAAGTCATCCTGGAAAATGCTGGTCCTGTACAGAAGGAAATCGTTAACGTTCCTGTCTTGGGTAAAATTACCGCAGGAGAACCGATTCTGGCCATTCAGAATATTGATGACACTTTCCCCCTGCCCTATGATTTTGTCCGTACTGATCAAGTCTTTATCCTCTCCGTACGCGGTGACAGCATGATCGAAGCCGGGATTCTAGACGAAGACTTCGTCATTGTTCGTCAGCAAAGCACAGCCAACAACGGCGACATAGTAGTCGCCCTGCTTGGTGAAGAAGCCACGGTTAAACGCTTCTACAAAGAGCGCGACCATGTCCGGCTGCAACCCGAAAACCCCTACTTAGAACCCATCCTGGTCAAAGAAGTTTCTATATTAGGGAAAGTCATTGGGGTTA
- the ychF gene encoding redox-regulated ATPase YchF: MALTCGLIGLPTVGKTTFFNLLTHANAETLNFFSGKTEANVGVATIPDERVEYLSKLYRPKKTTFAQLEVTDVVGLVRGASEGKGAGNTFLARIRNVDALVHILRVFKNDEVLHVEGSIDPLRDLETVNLELWLADLEMVEKRIERIKTGKKIKAENQAELAVLEKLKAGLEADKGIHQLDLSEEESRLVRHFAFLTEKPMILVVNLDEDQLTGGSYPQKEALYDYAEQQGLPLLEICAKTEMEISQLSQEDQTVFMAELGITEPGINRLARAMYQSLGLISFFTVGEDEVKAWTINRGTDAKRAAGKIHSDIERGFIRAEVVRFSDLQELSSMAKVKEKGLFRLEGKDYVVEDGDIINFRFNV; this comes from the coding sequence ATGGCACTGACGTGTGGTCTAATCGGCTTACCAACTGTTGGTAAGACGACGTTTTTTAATCTGCTGACCCACGCTAACGCTGAAACCTTAAATTTCTTTTCCGGTAAAACTGAGGCGAACGTTGGCGTAGCAACGATCCCAGATGAACGCGTTGAGTATTTATCTAAACTATACCGACCAAAAAAGACAACCTTTGCCCAACTGGAGGTTACTGATGTCGTCGGACTGGTGCGCGGGGCCAGTGAAGGAAAAGGGGCAGGCAATACCTTTCTGGCCAGGATTCGCAATGTGGACGCACTGGTCCATATTTTACGCGTTTTCAAAAACGACGAGGTTTTGCATGTTGAGGGGTCAATTGATCCCCTGCGTGACCTGGAAACAGTTAATCTGGAATTATGGCTGGCCGACCTGGAAATGGTAGAGAAGCGAATTGAACGAATTAAAACTGGGAAGAAGATTAAAGCGGAGAATCAGGCTGAGTTAGCAGTTTTAGAAAAACTGAAAGCGGGCTTGGAAGCGGATAAGGGTATTCACCAACTGGATTTGAGCGAAGAAGAGAGCCGACTGGTCCGCCATTTTGCTTTTCTCACGGAAAAGCCGATGATTTTGGTTGTTAACCTGGACGAAGACCAGTTGACGGGTGGCTCCTATCCGCAAAAGGAGGCCCTGTATGACTACGCTGAGCAGCAAGGGCTGCCACTCTTAGAAATATGCGCTAAAACCGAAATGGAAATTAGCCAGCTTAGCCAAGAGGATCAGACGGTCTTCATGGCCGAGCTCGGGATAACCGAGCCCGGTATTAATCGCTTGGCCCGTGCCATGTACCAGAGCCTGGGACTTATTTCCTTTTTCACCGTGGGTGAAGATGAGGTGAAAGCCTGGACGATTAACCGGGGGACTGATGCTAAGCGGGCGGCGGGCAAGATCCACTCGGATATTGAACGCGGCTTCATTCGAGCCGAGGTGGTCCGGTTCAGTGATCTTCAAGAACTAAGTTCGATGGCCAAAGTGAAAGAGAAAGGGTTGTTTCGTCTAGAGGGTAAGGATTACGTCGTGGAGGACGGAGATATCATTAATTTTAGATTCAACGTTTAA
- a CDS encoding MFS transporter — protein MLIVQFIMFLLFTIVMPFMPLFIMELGITDISSVKIWAGIVGSINSLFAALSSPFWGKLSDRLGRKPMVVRSCLSITIFSFLTSFAGNIYHLLVLRVLLGFFSGFAATSIALVGGGTPRHELGYALGWLQTAQVLGALAGPLIGGLLADQIPYSFIFQITAVLGLFATLLVISLVQETPRSSPGTAAATSQPIINNELNLRVVLVMIGVLFSAQFANRCVEPIMTLYVQALNQSPAHLTTWTGLLFATTGLGQLLAVSFFTRRSIKWGYQRVLLLTLAGAGLFYLPQAFVHNTWQLLFLRLGLGIFMGGIIPMANALIGSLTPADSRGRVYGLTSTGIFLGSFVGVMGSGLISAFFSIPTVFLVVGILLLINLIGVYIVIQSSPQTQPSTKYKATFTSYKS, from the coding sequence ATGCTGATTGTACAATTTATTATGTTTCTTCTTTTTACTATTGTAATGCCGTTTATGCCCTTATTCATCATGGAACTAGGAATCACTGATATTAGCAGTGTTAAAATATGGGCTGGTATTGTGGGTTCCATTAATTCTCTCTTTGCGGCCCTCTCTTCCCCCTTCTGGGGGAAGCTTTCTGACCGGCTTGGCCGCAAGCCAATGGTTGTCCGTTCTTGCCTCAGCATTACTATTTTCAGTTTCCTAACCAGTTTCGCTGGTAATATATACCACCTTTTAGTCCTGCGGGTGCTGCTTGGGTTTTTTAGTGGCTTTGCCGCCACGTCGATTGCCCTGGTCGGTGGTGGTACACCGCGTCATGAACTGGGCTATGCTTTAGGTTGGCTTCAAACCGCTCAGGTGTTGGGGGCACTTGCTGGTCCTCTGATCGGCGGTCTACTAGCCGATCAAATCCCTTATTCCTTTATTTTTCAAATTACTGCCGTCTTGGGACTTTTCGCTACTTTACTGGTGATTTCTCTGGTACAGGAAACACCTCGTTCCTCTCCCGGGACAGCCGCCGCCACGTCCCAGCCGATAATAAACAACGAGTTAAATTTGCGCGTAGTACTGGTGATGATTGGCGTCCTCTTCAGCGCTCAGTTTGCGAATCGCTGCGTCGAACCGATTATGACTTTATATGTACAAGCTCTCAATCAATCCCCAGCACACTTGACTACCTGGACTGGCCTTCTCTTTGCCACTACTGGACTGGGTCAACTACTGGCGGTATCTTTCTTTACTAGGCGCAGTATCAAATGGGGTTACCAAAGAGTTCTTTTGCTCACCCTGGCCGGAGCGGGACTCTTTTATCTGCCGCAGGCTTTTGTCCACAATACCTGGCAGTTACTGTTCTTACGCCTTGGGCTAGGGATATTCATGGGGGGGATTATTCCGATGGCTAACGCCTTGATTGGGAGTCTTACGCCGGCCGACAGCCGCGGCCGCGTCTATGGTTTAACCTCAACAGGAATCTTTTTGGGCAGTTTTGTTGGAGTGATGGGAAGTGGTCTTATTTCCGCGTTCTTCAGTATTCCTACCGTCTTCCTCGTCGTTGGCATTCTGCTCTTGATCAATCTCATTGGCGTTTATATCGTCATCCAGTCTTCACCCCAAACCCAGCCGTCTACTAAATATAAAGCCACTTTCACTTCTTATAAATCTTGA
- a CDS encoding DUF1992 domain-containing protein — translation MVWAKIASSLREWLRKFLRYDLINGKETAPSGCIVDDCQTQPKRLEETERHIKDRPAIGTIQYNDDIEGEEDLSEIGHRHISQEALEEQIRRKIKQIRPVARYMASTEDIVEERIRKAMERGEFNNLKGKGKPLDLREKPFEDPDMRIAYKILNNAGFSPYWVAIGKEIDAEISGCWQLVEQFVVFVERMRREERLNSRLITIRREEVLEICSKKLAKANKKIENYNFIVPMYWLQRKKIDEEKEMARIREKIDTAVRGY, via the coding sequence GTGGTGTGGGCAAAAATCGCTTCTAGCTTGCGCGAGTGGTTAAGAAAGTTTCTGAGGTATGATTTAATCAACGGCAAAGAAACTGCGCCGTCCGGCTGTATTGTTGACGACTGCCAGACACAGCCCAAGCGGTTAGAAGAAACAGAACGGCATATTAAAGATAGGCCGGCAATCGGGACAATTCAATATAATGATGATATTGAAGGGGAAGAGGATTTGTCCGAGATTGGCCACCGACACATCAGCCAGGAAGCCCTGGAAGAACAAATTCGTCGGAAAATAAAACAGATTCGGCCGGTTGCTCGATATATGGCTAGTACGGAAGACATTGTAGAAGAACGGATACGGAAGGCAATGGAACGGGGCGAATTCAATAACCTGAAAGGAAAAGGGAAGCCACTGGATTTAAGAGAAAAACCCTTTGAGGATCCTGATATGCGCATAGCCTACAAAATACTGAATAATGCCGGATTTTCTCCGTATTGGGTGGCTATCGGCAAGGAGATCGACGCGGAAATTAGTGGCTGCTGGCAGTTGGTCGAACAGTTCGTGGTTTTTGTCGAACGGATGCGACGAGAAGAACGCTTGAACTCACGCCTGATCACAATACGTCGGGAGGAAGTTTTGGAAATCTGCTCTAAAAAGCTAGCCAAAGCAAACAAAAAGATTGAAAACTACAATTTTATTGTCCCTATGTACTGGCTGCAGCGGAAAAAGATTGACGAAGAAAAGGAAATGGCTCGGATCAGAGAAAAAATTGATACAGCAGTCCGCGGATATTAA
- a CDS encoding spore coat protein, with product MPHHGQIPEVKGSEFNDRDRLNDILSFEKYLTVGYNISVNEANNDLLYHDLLQILNDTHQNQRQLYKLMFNKGWYKETVADQQEINQTATQFTNYQTQLPYGNQQYTKTIPQAGQQYWTGEQQFTQTGPQFWPGQQYAPPMPQQPSQQYQSPPAGQQMPQFAPIGPQQWQTMPQYGPTTPHLGQHQPSPWRRV from the coding sequence ATGCCACATCATGGACAAATACCCGAGGTGAAGGGATCAGAGTTTAATGACCGGGACCGGCTGAACGACATCTTAAGTTTTGAAAAGTATTTAACTGTTGGTTATAATATTAGCGTGAATGAGGCCAACAATGACCTGCTCTACCATGATTTATTGCAGATTCTAAATGACACGCACCAAAATCAACGCCAATTATATAAATTGATGTTCAATAAGGGATGGTACAAGGAAACGGTTGCTGACCAGCAAGAGATTAACCAGACAGCAACTCAGTTCACCAATTACCAAACCCAGCTTCCTTACGGAAATCAGCAATACACCAAGACAATACCGCAGGCGGGTCAGCAGTACTGGACCGGGGAGCAGCAGTTTACCCAAACGGGGCCGCAATTCTGGCCGGGGCAGCAGTACGCACCGCCTATGCCGCAACAACCAAGTCAACAATATCAATCCCCGCCAGCGGGTCAGCAGATGCCCCAGTTTGCTCCAATTGGTCCACAGCAATGGCAAACGATGCCGCAGTATGGTCCAACTACGCCCCACCTGGGACAGCACCAACCTTCGCCCTGGCGTCGAGTATAA